DNA sequence from the Paraburkholderia hospita genome:
TGTCGGCGAGCGCGTGGATGAAGACACGATCGCCCGACTCAATCGCTTCGCAGTTCGGTGTGCATGCGTGATTCAGGAAGCGGGCACTGTTGCCCCCGCGACTGCCATCAATCACCCGCCCGTCCGAGAGCCCGAAGACGAAAGTGTGGCCAGCGTCGGCGCGCTGGCGCGCGGCGGCGCGCCGCCAGGTGGTCCGTTCACCCGTGTACTCAATAAGCCGCTCGCCGGCCGCGATGGGCCGCAGCGCGAAGAGTCCCTTGCCATGCACCGACGAGCGTCGTGCAGTGATGCGTCGCTGTTGCATGTGTGAAGTCCGAGTGGGTGTCTGTCTGATCATCGCGGTTCAAAAATCAGTCGCGAAGCATATCGCTACTTCCTCTGCAAACTCAACCCTTGCATACGGACATGCGCAACTAACTGTCTGGCGTGCCAGCATACGATCCGGCTTCGCCAGACAACCTGTCGACAGGAAAGGGGGCATCGGGACACAGTGGCGCTTTCCAGGACAACTCGCGGGTTGCTGGACCGCCTCACGTGCGGTAGGGTGGCGTCCGGTCCGCCAGCACGGGGGTGTTATGGCTCAAAGGGAGACTCACAGATGAACAGACACGAACTGATTGATGCCGTTGCGGCTACCACAGGCGGGAGCAAGACCAGCACGGCCGAAGCCATTGATGTCATTCTCGAGGCCGTGACGGCGGCCGTCATCCGCGGCGAGACAGTCCAGCTGATCGGATTCGGCTCGTTTTCGACGGGGGCGCGCGCCGAGCGCGCGGGGCGGAATCCTTCTACCGGCGAGACAATCGCCATTCCGGCGGCGAAGACCGTCAGGTTCACCGCAGGAACGGCGTTCAGGGACGCCGTCAATGCCGGGTGACATCGGCGGGATGTGACGGACTGGACGGCTGACGCGCGAGAAGGCAGATCGCCTGATCGTTTTCAGTCGTACCGCCTGCTCCGTTGCCGGACTCCATGAAATGTCGGCGCATCCGAAAAGATGCAGGTTATCCCTGACTTTGGGTGCGTGTTGAAGCCCACCGGCCATATCCGGCGGGGGGTATTTTTTTGTGGCGAGAATTTTTCAGGCGACGCCTGTAACGGAAGCGGGTTGCGAAGCATGTCTATACGCGCAGCAGCCTCGCAGCACAGCGGTCATGGATCTGGCTGACGAGTGTCACGCGATAATCGAGCCGCCCGCCATCCGTAAAGAGTGACGCCACGGCTTCCTCGGTCCTGAGTCCGAACGTCACGAGGACGTCGGGTGCCAGGTCGACCGCCATGCGGACGATGCTGATTCGGTCCCGCCATTCCGGATGCGCGCCGTTAGCGCCCATCCAGACGAGAGACAGTTCGACCAGGTGATCCGTCCTGAGCCAGTCGCCGGTGCGTGCCATGGCGACAAGTTCACCGACCACGAGGTAACACAGCATTTCTGCCCGTGCTTCATCGTCGAAGACAATAGTCATGGCGACACGCTCACCGGCGCGCAAAATCGGCGGTGGTCAGTTCAAGGTGCGTGGCTGGATGAGCGAGTACCTTGCGCTCGGCGATCGCCCGGATACGGCCATAGCCATTGCGGAAGGCACGCAGGATCCGGATGTCATCGGCGTTGGGTTCAAGCCAGAAGCAGTCCTGCAGTGCCTTGATCGTGACCATGCATTCGACTGGCCCCTGGGGACAGGGAAGGCTGAACGATACGCCGCGGCCGGCAAGCACCTGAGGTTCGAATTCAAGGGTATCCATGTCAGTCTGCGAGCGATACGAGAAAGTGCGTGATCGATTGTTGCACAGGCGATGCGGCCTGATTATTGAGGTTCTACAGTTTCAGGTGAAGCGTGTAAATGAACTCACCTGTGTGCGGCATGGCTGCCGCGGACTGGCGCGCTGCCTTGGCATCTGAACGGTTCCGATGCGGTCAGGGTAAGGGGGCGGGCGCCGAACGTCCGCATGGTGCGCATTTACCCATTTTCGTTGTGCAGCCACGCCGGAATATCCCGCACGCCGTCAATCACACGCCAGACCTCGACGTAATCACCGCGATCCACATAAAGGACCAGGTGTGGATAACGGTTAAGTGGCCATGACCGGAGCCCGGGCAGGTCGAGTTCGTGGGCATGGCGTGGCGATCCCATCGCGGGATTTTTCCCCAGGCGCTGGAACGCCTCTTCGACAGCAGTGATGAACCCCAGTGCAGCGGCCTCCGAACCTTCCTCGGACAGGTAATAGTCAATCCCGGTTTCCAGATCCTGCTGCGCCTGCCGGGTAGGGACGACGGGTTTCGACTTCATTTACGCGCGCGACGCACGCGAGCGCGCAGTGATTCGAAATACGGCGCATCAACAGGCACTGTCGGGCCCGACGCTGCGCCTTCCACGAGAAGAGCACGCAAATGCTGCCGCTGCTGGTCGCGGCGGATCAGTTCGCGGACATATTCGCTGCTGGTGCCGTAGCCCCGTTCGCTGACCTGTTCGTCGACGAAGCTTTTCAGCGCGTCCGGTAAGGAAATGTTCATCGTCGTCATACGACCAGCATAGCAGTTTTGCCAAATTTTGCCAAAATCGCGCCGTCGCCATGTGCGATGGCTGACGCTGCGGTTTTCGCCAGCGTCGCATCGGTGATCTGAGCGCAACTCCAAACCGGTATGACTAACATTTGAAGATCTGCTTGAAGCAGTGGCCTCAACGCTGTCCCGTTGTCCCGCCGTCCATCTCCCTGGCAGCCGGTACTGAAGTCACCAGTCAATCCGGTGTTTCTCGTCGGTTTCCTGATGCCGGCGATCCTCGTCCACGTGCAGGTAGATACTGGTCGTGGTCAGCGACGCATGCCCGAAGTTGTCCCGCACGTGTCGCAGGTCCACCTGATGGTCGGCCATATGCGAACCGGCGCTGTGCCGTAGCCAGTGGGCCGACGCCTTTTGCAGCAGGTCGGCGCGCACCGCATGTTCATCTCCCTGTTTGCGTAGCCGTTCAGCCGCGCGGGCGAACACATCCTTGACGATCGTGTGCACGGCGGCGCGCGTGAGCGGCCGGGTTGAGGGGGGCTGCGTTGTGTCCCGCGTCGAACTGTTTGTGCGTCCTGCCGTCTTTGCGGCAGTCCCATCCGCTGTGCTACCTACAGTGCTACCCGCAGTGCTTCCTATCGGCATGACGAGTGGCGTCGCCTCATTAGGTGAGGGAAGAGCTGTCATGCCCAGGGACTGCCGGTAGCGCGAGAGCTCGGTCATCAGTTCACGCGTCGCCGGCACCAGCCTTTCCCTGTCGCCCTTGCCGTGTACGGTCAGCCACCAGCGCATCGTCCCGCCGGCGTCGCGCCGCACGAAGAACTGGCCCATCGTGTTGCCGCCGGCCTCGGCGATGCGCAGGCCGCCCAGATACAGCAGCGTGAAGAGCCAGCGCACGCGGTGATAGTGCGCGCGGTCCCGGGCGGTCTGCTGCGGCATCGACGCGATGAAGTCCTTGACCTCCTGCCACAGGCCCGGTTCGAGATAGCGGGTGATGCGCGGGGCGGCCTTCGGCGTGCGCTGGCGCGAGAGCGCGAGCGGGTTGCCGGCGAGATACCCGGCCTGCACCAGCCACGAAAACAGCACATTCAGGATCACCATCGCCTGGCGGATGCTGGCGGGCGACAGCGGGCCGTGAAACGGCCGCCAGCGGGCGTCGCCACGCGCATGCTTGCGGCCGCCGCCCGCGCCGGCGTTGGCGATCCAGGTGGCGGCCGGCTGCGGATCGGCGACGAAGCGCTGGTAGCGCAGGCAGTCCTCGTGGGTGAGGGACGAGAGCGGCTTGCCCAGCTGCACGAGCGACCACAGCAGCAGCCGTTCGGCTTCCTTGCGGTAGCTGTCGAAGGTGGTCCGTTTGTCGGCGAAGCGCGCGAGCCACGCGCGGATCGCCTCGAGATCGTTCGCGGCGGCGATCTGCGCGATGCCGCCGGTGGCGCGGTTGGTCCCGGCGTGGCCGTCGAGTGCCGCCGGGATCACGAGCCTTTCCAGCGGGGCGGGGTGCACCAGCACCAGGTGGGCTGACGATGGCGTGGACATGACGGTGAGCTTTTCCGGGAAAGGTGAGCGTTTGCAGGAACGGGTCTGAAGTCAATCTGTCCCTGTATCAATCGTGCAGCAGGCCGCGGCACGATTAGCCCTTTATTTTTGGACATTATGGGGTTAATGTCAAATTAGTCGGCTGTTGTAATTGGATATGGTGCGTTTTACGTTGTATTATTGACAGATCGAAGCGTCCTTCCAGCCCCATGTCCGGTGACCTGTCCGCTGTGCCGTCCGCCGTTCCACCCGATATGCCGTCCGATGACGCCCGCCTCGCGGCCGACATCGAGCGGCTGAAGGCGGAATTCCCGAACACGCGCGCGCTGTACCGCGAGGTCTGCGCGCTGCTGTTTTTCCGCTACGGCCAGGCGCCGACCGTGAACCGGCTCTACCAGCTGGTGAAGCGCGGCAGCATGGGCACGCCCGCGGCGGTGCTCGGGGAGTTCTGGGCGGAGTTGCGCGACAAGAGCCGGGTGCGGATCGCGCACCCGGACCTGCCGGCCGATCTCGGTGCGGCGGCCGGGGAACTCGTCGCGACGCTGTGGACGCGCGCGACCGCGTCGGCACAGGCGGAACTCGACGCGCTCCGGGCGGAAGTGGAGGGCCAGCGCACGGAAGCCGAGCAGCGGGTCGCGGCCACGCGGGACGAACTGGGCCGCACGGAGACGGCCCTGGAGCAGCGGACCGCGGCGCTGCTCGCCGCCCAGGTCGAGGTCCGCGAACTCGAAAAATCGCAGGCCGAGGGCCACGCGGCGCGCCAGGCGCTCGAGGCCGAGCTCGTCCGGCTGAAAAGCGAGGCTGCGGCGCGCGACCGCGAACTGGAGAAGGTGCGCGAAGGCTTCTCGCGCGATCTGGAGAAACTGCGCGAAACGGCGGAGCGGGCGGAGGAACGCCTGCGCGCCACGGAAAAGCGCGCACTGCTCGAGATCGATCGCGAGCGTGGCGCCGTCGCGAAGCTGCAGAAGGAAATCGACGAGGCCACGAAGCGGGCCGACCGGCGCGAAGCCGAGCAGCGCCGCGCGGTCGAGGCGCTGCAGGCGCAGCTCGGTGATGCGCGCCATCAGGCAGGGGTGCTGCAGGGCCGGCTCGATGCGGTGCAGGCCGCGAACGTGACGCTGCAGGAGCAACTGGCGGCCCTGTGTCAGGCGGAGCGTCGGGCCGGGGTGCACGAGGCGGCCTTCCGCGAGGCCCATCCGGTCCGTGCGAAAGCCGTCCCCCCACGTTCCACTGCGACGCGCCCGCCGGCGAGCCGTCCGGCACGCAAGTCAGCGGCCGCGCCGATGACGGCAGGCAAGACCGCCGTGCGGCGAAAGAAGCGGGGCCAGGCGTGATGGCACCCAGACCCGGCGAGAGCAAAGGCCCCAAATTGCGCACCGGGCGCACCGGGCGGGTTGGGCGTCAGGCGGCACCGGCCTGGCGGCCGATTGGCGCGCTGATGCGCCATGGTCAACGGATCGTGCGGGTGATCGCCGAGGCGAGCGGCCAGCGCGTGATCATCGAGTCCGTCAATGCGGACGGCCGCGCCTTTCGCAGTACGGTGAAATGGCTTAGCCTCAGCACTCTTCACGATCAACTCTTCTGAGCGCGATGACGATGCAGCCGACCGCACAGCAGCTCGATATCTTTGCCGACAGCCGCGACGTGGTGTTGCGCAACGGCGTCTTCGACCAGTTACAGCGCCGCAATGGAGCGGCCGCGCGAGCGGCGCTGGATCAGCTGGCCACGGAATCTCCGGACGATCACGCGCTGTCCGCGATGACGGTGCTTGTCCGTGAACTCGAAGGTGGTTCCACAACGCCGTTTGCAGATCATGCGTCACTGGCCGTTGCCCGCCGTCACCTCGAGGAGGAAGTCGCACCCGCCGCGCGGCGGGTGCTCCCGGCGCAGACCGTTGGCGCATGGCTGGCGCCGTGCTGGTCGTTGCTGGCGCAGCGGGCCGCAGCCCTGCCGTTTCGCAGCGCCGATCATCAAGCCAACAGTCATTCCGGGACTCAGGCTGAAATACACGCGGTACCGTTGTGGCTGCACGCGGGCGAGTGGGTGGCTGCAAGCAAGGCCGTCGAGGGCATCGAGTCGTGGTGGCGCATTCCGGCACCGCTGGCCTGGATGACCGAGGCGCTACGGGACGGGCGGACTGGATGCCGCATGGCCGTTGGTTGCCGAACTCGCATGGCTGGCACCTCGCCGGTTCGCGACGGTGCTGTCCGCACTGGGCGACGCGTCGCTTGACGCGTTACGGCTGCGCTTCGATGCGGGGTTTCCCGGCAGCGGCGAAGTCGAAGATTCCGCGTGGTTCCCCGCGTTACGCGCAAGAGAAAAACAATGGACATCGCCCGGAGCCTTGAAAATACTGGGATCAGCTGTCTGCGAGGTGTCCATCAGATCAGCCGAAAAAGTGGACAGCACGACCGTCGGAGTGTCCATCTTTCGCAGCAAGTTCCGCATGGTTGGAAGCCCGATAAAGCCGGGCGTCCAACCATGCTAGAGGGTGTCAAACCACCGCGCATCAAGGGTTCACTTCGCCGGGCTTCGCCCGCCCTTGACCCGTTCAGCGGTCTCACAGAACCACGATCGAATTTGATGCGTCATTACGCGGGGTGAGCCGTACCGGGAATCTTCCCGAACATCAAATCGACGCAAGCGAAACAGCCCAAGCGCCCGTTTCGAGCGAAGACGTCCGCCTCGATCTAGCGCGGCTGCAAGGGCAGGACGCTACCGCCACGCAGCGCGGCCAGTTCTTTGCGCAGGCCGAACACCTGCCGCAGCAGTGCGAGTTCACGAGCCAGCGACTCGTCAAGCTGTGCCTGCAGATCCTTCGCGTCGCCCTTCGCGCGGTTCAGACGGTCGGTCAGTTCGCGCTTCGGGCGCTCGGCTACTGCGTTGGCCGCGTCGATCGCTTCGATCAGTTCAGCGAACTGCGGGCGCGACTTCTTGATGCTGCCCTTCTTGCGGCCCGCCTCGATCGCTACGGTGTCGTTGTTGATACGCGCATTCTTGCGCTTTTTCAGCCGTTCAAGGGCGGCGTAGTAGTCGGTCATGGCGCCGCTCATGCTGTCTCCGGGTTGATCAGGTTCTCTTGCGCGACAAGCAGTCGTTGCAGCGTCTGTGCTTCGATACGGTATTCGACGCTAGCCTCATCGACAGCGCGCAGCTTCTCGACCGTAGCCTGCTGCGCCTTGATCACGCGCTGAAGCTTTGACGGCACAACCACGAGGTTACGGCAGTCCGATTCAAGGCAATCCAGACGCATCCAGTCGAGCGGCGTCGACTTGCACTGTTCGACGCTGGCACAGCCGCCTAGCACTGTCTCGCGGTACGCCAGCTCGCCCTTCTCGAACATCCTGATCGTCTGCTCGCGCGAGTAGACCGACACAGGCGAGGCCTGCACGGCACGGCTCTGCGTCCACGCTGCATGCCCGCCGAATAGCCGCCCGTCAGAGAACAGCACCTGCTCGGCGTACGCAAGGTACTCGGACAGGCCCTGTGCCTCGGCCCATTCCTTCGCGAAGTGGGTCTTGTCGGTGTCGATGAAGCCTTTCGCGAATGCCGAGCCACGAGCGTAGTACATGCTCATCTCCTGCGTGATGTGCTGCAACTGACGCTTGAGCGTCGGCAGCGTTACGAGACCGCTGCGGTGCGCGTACAGCGCGAGCGTGCGGCGAAGCTGATGGCGCGTGAACGGCCACTGTTGCCCGGCCGCGTACTTCGGCTCGTCTTCCCAGGCGCGGTGCATGTCGACACGCTTCAGCTCAGCGATGTCCTCGACCGTGATCGTCGGGAAGACACGCTCACGAAAGGCTTCGATATCGTCATGTACGTTACTCGCCGCCCGGTTTGCCACGTACCCATAACTCAGATTCAGACCCATCCGGCAGAACAGCAGGTGCGAACCGTCCGTCGATTCGGCGTAGCCTTGCGCGCCGTGTGCCCGGTGCGCCTCGCCCGACAGCCGTTGCGCGAGCCTGACGGCGCGAGCAGCGAGCGGACCGGTCACCCAGCATGCGCGCCTGGGACGCCCGCCCGACAGCTTGGTCGTGACACCCTCGATGGTGTAGTGCGTCACGCCATCGAGACGGGTCTCGCTCAGGCAGTCGTACGGCAGGTTCTCCGCTTCCGCCGCGCGCATGCCGGTGAACGACACGATGACAAGCTGACATAGCGCGCTAATTGACGCGACAAGCGACGACACGACGTAACGGCGGTCCTTGCACCGGAAGTGCGCGGCAGCCCTTACCAGTGCCGCAGAGACGCCAGGACTCTCGCCAGCGTACCCGCGTGCGAGGTAGTCCGACAGAACGTCAGCGACGCCCTCAGCGATGCCGAGGTCATGCTGACAGGTCGACAGGAAGTGCTGGTAGATCCGCGTCGGGATGACAGGGTATTGCGAGTATCCAGCGTGTTGCGCCCAGCGTTCAAGCAGAGGCCTATGCAGTTGGGCCAGCGGTACGCGCAGCCCTGTGGTCTCGACCCCCAGACGGTGAAGCTTCACCAGAATCGAATGAAGGCGTTGGGCCTTCGCCTCCATCCCGGCTTGCGCCGCATAGTCCAGAACAACGGCGATGTTGGACAGGCCCTCGTAGAGCGTAAGCTGAAGTGCGGCGGCAAAGAACATGAACTCCCTCAGGTACATTGAACGAGCCTGAAGCGTGCCGGACGCCGGTACCGTATCGGTCGCTTCGTGCATCAGAAAGTACATGACCTGCTTCCATTGACGCGTAGTCGCTTCTGAAAGCGCGCGGCTCACGCCGTCAGGCGAGTGACCCCTGAAATAGAGATGGGTGCTGCGTGGCCCAACCATGTATGCACGGATGTCCCAGGCGTCGTCACCAAACAGCGAAACAGTGTTCCCAGCCGTATCGTGCGTGACGACCGTATCGTCCTCTACCCGATACCAGTCGGGACGCTCAGCGATCGGCGCAATCAGCGTGTTGTTCATGCCACTCCCAATTCGAAAAGCTGGTTGAGCTTGGCCAACCAGAAAGTGTCCAGATTCCCTTCGATGTCAACGTCCTGCTCAATCTGATGGACCAACGCGGCGTCGCGCTTGCGCAGTTCATCCAGCAGGAAGTCAACGCGCCGCAGCACGGCACCGAACGAACTGTCGTACTGCTCAATCGAGTCGGCACGTCCGCTCACGAGCCTGACGCAGTGACGACAGCTCAGCAGCTTGCGGATGTCGGCGACGTCAGCGTGTACGCGGTACTGGTCGCAGAAGAGACACCCTTCGGTCGAGCGGCAATCAGGCTGTACGGTGACCGATGCCGCGATTGGCGCAGGCTTGTTGAACTCGATGCAGACACCCACCGCACTCCTGATGCTGCCCGCCGGGTCGTTGACGGGCTTGAGCACGGTCTTCTCCACCAAAGCGAGGAACGCGCCCATCTCTGCCTTGTGTGCGGCGTCCGTGCCGTTCGAGTATGAACGCAGTGCCGTGGCCAGCGAGTGCCCCATCAGCTTCGCTGCGACGATGGGGCCGTGGTTGCTCACCGCCCAATCCTGCTTCGCCGCGCGCCACTGACGTGCGCTAATTCGCGGCAGCACGATCCCGAGCTTGTTGAGCCGCGCGTAAAGCAGAGTCAGAAATTCGGTTGGGAGACCGATTGGCCGTCGTAGCTGTACCTGATTCCCGACTACGATGAATAACCCGTCGCAGTCTGCGTCCTGCACCAGATACTCGCGCAGCGCCAGATACGTCTTGAGCTTCGGCATGAAACCCAACGAGACGGTAAACGTTACGTCCTTCCCGGCTGCACGGTACTTGACCTCGCGAAACTTCTGACGTGCAACTGACGCATCCTGCAGGCTCGCGGCGAGCCCCGGGCTCCACTTCATGGCCAGCAGTTGCGCGAGATTGATGCCTGTTTCGGCGAGAAACAGCGCGGCGAAACAGGAGACCGCTATCGAAGCGTGCGAGCGGCGGATCGGAGACTGCGCGTCCGCGTTCGCCGCCGCAAGATTTTTAGCCGTTAGCCTGGCGATGCTCCACGAACTCGTTCGAGGATTTTTAGCTCCTGCCCCAGCCATGCGCGTCGTGAGTTCTTCGCGAGTGCGCGGCTCTCCCGTCTCCAGATTCCAGCCAAGCAGGCCGCGCGAGTCGTCGCCTTTATTACGGCCAAATGGGTGCGGAACAAGGCAAAGATGCTCGCCTCGTGCCGTGGTCACGTGCATCGGGTACGGCTTGAAATCGAGTACGAGCGTGGTGATGCTGTTGAAGAGTGCGTCAGCCCATGCGAGCAGGGAGGCTTGTGCTTCGGCATCTGGCACAGCCGTTGGCACAGAAGCAGCCTCTTGGCTGCGCAGCACCCTCGCATCGGTACAGAAGTCGTCGTCTCTGAAGAGCTCACGTAGCATCGACAGCAGATTGCGCTGATAGCGGGCGACGGAATTGCGGTGCAGGCTGCCCAATGAGACCTGTTCGCGCTTCTCACGGAAGTAGCGATGAACCGCGTCCGCGGTAGCCTTCTCGTCACAGAGCACCTGATGCAGGCCCTGCATGTCGGCCCAGTTGACGAAGTCAAGCATGACGCGCAGAGCACCGTAGACCGTCTTCGGACGCATCGCGCCAAGGGTCATACGCCCGGAAAGCTGCGCCACCAGCAGGCGTACGACCTTGGCCCGTTCGCTGCTGAAGCTTGTTTGGTCGAAAGTGCGTCGCGTGCGCTGCCGGCTCGACGTATCACGCGTCAGGTAGCAGATCCGCCCGATATCGGACCTGCTGGCAAGGCCTTCCCACTTGAGCAACGCGCGTTCGGGGTGCAGCAGCGTTGTGCCCTCCGCGAGCGGCATGCACACTTCCTCATAAAGGCGGCTCATGCTGCCACCGCAGTGTCGAGGGCGCGCGTGACCAGTGCCGACAGGTGCGTGCCCCAGCCGTCCTGCACAGCGTCGAAGAGCTTGCGGTTCTCGCGGTAGCCGAGGTAAATCTCGGTCGTGGACGGCCGGGCGTGCCACATCAACTGCCGCAACTGATCGAGTGCCCGGGTGTACTTAGTCTCATTCGCTGTCATCGTGTCGACCATGTTCAGCCCGTAGGTCGCGCGCAGGTCGTGGAAGCTGAACTCGTACCTGGGGTTGCCGAGCTGTACGCGCATCATGGGCAACAGTTCGTCCCTGATGAACTGGCGTACGGCCTGCCCCGTCTTGAGGTGACGGCGTACGTGCGGGCCAGTGCTGACCGGGGCGCGCGACGCGCGGTCCTCGTAGAGCGGCGCACCGCGATGGCTCAGAAAGAGCGGCTGGTCGAAGTGATCGCCGCCGTCTGCCAGTTGGCGACGCTTGCGCGCACGATCGCTGTGCATATAGATGTACAGCCGCTCGTAGAAACCGCGCGGCAGATGCAACACGCCCTTGACACCGCCCTTCGTGTCGATGCCCGTACCCGGTCCGCAGGCGAGACGGATGTCGTCGCCGTGAAACTCGCCCGGCTTGCGCATCACGTGTTTCGCGCGCATGGTCAGTACCGTCTGGATCCGAGCGCCCGTCAACAGTGCGAACAGATGAACGAGCGTCATCTCGGTGTTGCCGAGAGCGGCTAACGATTCAAGCAGTACCGACTGCTCGGAAGAGGGGAGCGGGCGCAGGCGAGCGCCGTCCTGAATGCGGTCGTCCCACGGGTCTTCTGCGCGCCGACCACTGATCGACAGGTCGGTGGTCTTGACCTCGATCACGCTGCTGAAGCCCTTCTGGTCCTTGAACTCGATGAACCGGTCAGATTCGACCCACGGCGCGTTCACGGGCTTGAAGCCTGCTTCGGTCATTAGCCAGCGATAGAAGCGCACGATAGTGCCCATACGACGCCTGGCGACGCTCGGAGACAGTTCGCCTGCCTGCACGGCCAGCTTGATCGAGGCGCTATAGCGGTAGGTCGGACGTTGCCGCTTGTTCACGGGGAACACCAGCCAGTCGATGCCCTCGTCATCCAGATAACGACGGAACGCCACCAGATCGTCTGCGATGCTGGCGAAGGTCAGCATGTTGGGCGACGACTTCGACTCCATCATATCGATGAGCCAGATGTTCGCCTCAGCCCACGGCGTGCCGTCCGCGAGTCGGACAACAGGGAAAAGTGGGAAGGTACCTGCGATCGACTGCGGACGGGAGTCGCGCCTCCTGCTGGTGTCCGGGTCTGCGAGCAGGACCGTGTGGTAGATGGCGCCGCCCTCGGGCGTGGTGATGCTGACCGGCGTCGCGCCGGGTGTGTCGCGGTCAACAACCTCGGTCAACGGCAGTTGCCGGATGGTGGTTCGTCTTGCTGTCATCGCCCAGATCCTCATGCTGTGTTCGAGTGGGCGGCCTCTTTAACACAGCCTGCGAGTATCATGGAATCGTTCTTGGCTTGCGCATACGGCCTGGCTGCTGGTGGTCAAGCCGGCGCTCGCAGGCAAACTGCGTG
Encoded proteins:
- a CDS encoding SET domain-containing protein → MQQRRITARRSSVHGKGLFALRPIAAGERLIEYTGERTTWRRAAARQRADAGHTFVFGLSDGRVIDGSRGGNSARFLNHACTPNCEAIESGDRVFIHALADIAPGCELFIDYALVIDGEPTDEIRQQYACRCNSPGCRRTMLGASDG
- a CDS encoding site-specific integrase, encoding MTARRTTIRQLPLTEVVDRDTPGATPVSITTPEGGAIYHTVLLADPDTSRRRDSRPQSIAGTFPLFPVVRLADGTPWAEANIWLIDMMESKSSPNMLTFASIADDLVAFRRYLDDEGIDWLVFPVNKRQRPTYRYSASIKLAVQAGELSPSVARRRMGTIVRFYRWLMTEAGFKPVNAPWVESDRFIEFKDQKGFSSVIEVKTTDLSISGRRAEDPWDDRIQDGARLRPLPSSEQSVLLESLAALGNTEMTLVHLFALLTGARIQTVLTMRAKHVMRKPGEFHGDDIRLACGPGTGIDTKGGVKGVLHLPRGFYERLYIYMHSDRARKRRQLADGGDHFDQPLFLSHRGAPLYEDRASRAPVSTGPHVRRHLKTGQAVRQFIRDELLPMMRVQLGNPRYEFSFHDLRATYGLNMVDTMTANETKYTRALDQLRQLMWHARPSTTEIYLGYRENRKLFDAVQDGWGTHLSALVTRALDTAVAA
- a CDS encoding tyrosine-type recombinase/integrase gives rise to the protein MSTPSSAHLVLVHPAPLERLVIPAALDGHAGTNRATGGIAQIAAANDLEAIRAWLARFADKRTTFDSYRKEAERLLLWSLVQLGKPLSSLTHEDCLRYQRFVADPQPAATWIANAGAGGGRKHARGDARWRPFHGPLSPASIRQAMVILNVLFSWLVQAGYLAGNPLALSRQRTPKAAPRITRYLEPGLWQEVKDFIASMPQQTARDRAHYHRVRWLFTLLYLGGLRIAEAGGNTMGQFFVRRDAGGTMRWWLTVHGKGDRERLVPATRELMTELSRYRQSLGMTALPSPNEATPLVMPIGSTAGSTVGSTADGTAAKTAGRTNSSTRDTTQPPSTRPLTRAAVHTIVKDVFARAAERLRKQGDEHAVRADLLQKASAHWLRHSAGSHMADHQVDLRHVRDNFGHASLTTTSIYLHVDEDRRHQETDEKHRIDW
- a CDS encoding DUF1488 family protein, with amino-acid sequence MDTLEFEPQVLAGRGVSFSLPCPQGPVECMVTIKALQDCFWLEPNADDIRILRAFRNGYGRIRAIAERKVLAHPATHLELTTADFARR
- a CDS encoding type II toxin-antitoxin system RelE/ParE family toxin, yielding MKSKPVVPTRQAQQDLETGIDYYLSEEGSEAAALGFITAVEEAFQRLGKNPAMGSPRHAHELDLPGLRSWPLNRYPHLVLYVDRGDYVEVWRVIDGVRDIPAWLHNENG
- a CDS encoding DNA-binding protein → MSGDLSAVPSAVPPDMPSDDARLAADIERLKAEFPNTRALYREVCALLFFRYGQAPTVNRLYQLVKRGSMGTPAAVLGEFWAELRDKSRVRIAHPDLPADLGAAAGELVATLWTRATASAQAELDALRAEVEGQRTEAEQRVAATRDELGRTETALEQRTAALLAAQVEVRELEKSQAEGHAARQALEAELVRLKSEAAARDRELEKVREGFSRDLEKLRETAERAEERLRATEKRALLEIDRERGAVAKLQKEIDEATKRADRREAEQRRAVEALQAQLGDARHQAGVLQGRLDAVQAANVTLQEQLAALCQAERRAGVHEAAFREAHPVRAKAVPPRSTATRPPASRPARKSAAAPMTAGKTAVRRKKRGQA
- a CDS encoding type II toxin-antitoxin system ParD family antitoxin — encoded protein: MTTMNISLPDALKSFVDEQVSERGYGTSSEYVRELIRRDQQRQHLRALLVEGAASGPTVPVDAPYFESLRARVRRARK
- a CDS encoding HU family DNA-binding protein, translating into MNRHELIDAVAATTGGSKTSTAEAIDVILEAVTAAVIRGETVQLIGFGSFSTGARAERAGRNPSTGETIAIPAAKTVRFTAGTAFRDAVNAG
- a CDS encoding integrase, with product MNNTLIAPIAERPDWYRVEDDTVVTHDTAGNTVSLFGDDAWDIRAYMVGPRSTHLYFRGHSPDGVSRALSEATTRQWKQVMYFLMHEATDTVPASGTLQARSMYLREFMFFAAALQLTLYEGLSNIAVVLDYAAQAGMEAKAQRLHSILVKLHRLGVETTGLRVPLAQLHRPLLERWAQHAGYSQYPVIPTRIYQHFLSTCQHDLGIAEGVADVLSDYLARGYAGESPGVSAALVRAAAHFRCKDRRYVVSSLVASISALCQLVIVSFTGMRAAEAENLPYDCLSETRLDGVTHYTIEGVTTKLSGGRPRRACWVTGPLAARAVRLAQRLSGEAHRAHGAQGYAESTDGSHLLFCRMGLNLSYGYVANRAASNVHDDIEAFRERVFPTITVEDIAELKRVDMHRAWEDEPKYAAGQQWPFTRHQLRRTLALYAHRSGLVTLPTLKRQLQHITQEMSMYYARGSAFAKGFIDTDKTHFAKEWAEAQGLSEYLAYAEQVLFSDGRLFGGHAAWTQSRAVQASPVSVYSREQTIRMFEKGELAYRETVLGGCASVEQCKSTPLDWMRLDCLESDCRNLVVVPSKLQRVIKAQQATVEKLRAVDEASVEYRIEAQTLQRLLVAQENLINPETA
- a CDS encoding integrase, which encodes MSRLYEEVCMPLAEGTTLLHPERALLKWEGLASRSDIGRICYLTRDTSSRQRTRRTFDQTSFSSERAKVVRLLVAQLSGRMTLGAMRPKTVYGALRVMLDFVNWADMQGLHQVLCDEKATADAVHRYFREKREQVSLGSLHRNSVARYQRNLLSMLRELFRDDDFCTDARVLRSQEAASVPTAVPDAEAQASLLAWADALFNSITTLVLDFKPYPMHVTTARGEHLCLVPHPFGRNKGDDSRGLLGWNLETGEPRTREELTTRMAGAGAKNPRTSSWSIARLTAKNLAAANADAQSPIRRSHASIAVSCFAALFLAETGINLAQLLAMKWSPGLAASLQDASVARQKFREVKYRAAGKDVTFTVSLGFMPKLKTYLALREYLVQDADCDGLFIVVGNQVQLRRPIGLPTEFLTLLYARLNKLGIVLPRISARQWRAAKQDWAVSNHGPIVAAKLMGHSLATALRSYSNGTDAAHKAEMGAFLALVEKTVLKPVNDPAGSIRSAVGVCIEFNKPAPIAASVTVQPDCRSTEGCLFCDQYRVHADVADIRKLLSCRHCVRLVSGRADSIEQYDSSFGAVLRRVDFLLDELRKRDAALVHQIEQDVDIEGNLDTFWLAKLNQLFELGVA